The following coding sequences lie in one Catharus ustulatus isolate bCatUst1 chromosome 5, bCatUst1.pri.v2, whole genome shotgun sequence genomic window:
- the PCM1 gene encoding pericentriolar material 1 protein isoform X18: protein MATGGGPFEEHMNDQDLPSWSNESLDDRLNNTDWGGQQKKANRSSEKNKKKLSGEGETRLTNDISPESSPGMERRKTRTSHSFPHARYMTQMSVPEQAELERLKQRINFSDLDQRSIGSDSQGRATAANNKRQLNENKKPFNFLSLQINTNKSKDPASGSQKKESGVSAQCKELFGAALSKDFLQNCQVSAQEDATGEQAMDSSQIVSRLVQIRDYIAKASSMRDDLVEKNERSANVERLSHLIDDLKEQEKSYLKFLQKMLARDPQHEAKEELENLKKQHDLLERMLQQQEQLKALQGRQAALLALQHKAEQAIAVLDDSVVTETTGSVSGVSLTSELNEELNDLIQRFHNQLHDSQTQSVPDNRRQAESLSLTREISQSRNSSMSEHQSDEKAQLFNKMRMLQGKKQKMDKLLGELHTLRDQHLNNSSFFPASGSPQRSVDQRSTTSAASGPVGIVTVVNGESNSLASAPYPDSLVSQNESEEDENLNPTEKLQKLNEVRKRLNELRELVHYYEQTSDMMTDAVNENTKEEEETEESETDSEHEDPQPATNIRNPQGISGWSEINSNSNVQCGTNNRDGRHLNTDCEINNRSAANIRTLKMSSALDCHNRENDKHFDLPQGEDDEVEEDRVSEDSLSSHRSSLGDVAGDAEFEQKINRLIAAKQKLRQLQNLAAMVQDDDPEPQGTIANASNIGDLLGEMDEAKQQPNNVRASSNKLKKDVRLNEKAREKFYEAKLQQQQRELKQLQEERRKLIEIQEKIQVLQKACPDLQLAADLGNCPANRQTSQVTSTPAMNECNTADKPLFDCGESVPVGNEQLWSEMRRHEILREELRQRRKQLEALMAEDQRRRELAETISTVAASVKSEGSEAQCTPQQSRTEKTMATWGGSTQCALEEENGGEDGYLSDGVGQAEEEEEDASSLNDSFSVYPNNNIPENAYFVKGNRDRWKNCRPLSADGNYRPVSKTRQQQNISMRRQENFRWMSELSYVEEKERWQEQINQLKKQHEFSVSICQTLMQDQQTLSCLLQTLLTGPYGMMSNNVASSQIHLIMHQLNQCYTQLTWQQNNVQRLKQMLSDLMQQQEQQCQEKPSRKERGSSAPPPPSPVFCPFSFSPQPVNLFSVPGFTNFSSFAPVGINYNPVFPSGFGDFAHNISPRSSEQQEQQHPLDHNTSGKTEYMAFPKPFESSSSNGAEKQRRNHRQPEEEMENISTWLNDSQEIKKDDQSQLNAGFAVPVQNVASGHKNQCDTNRRREFDEESLESFSSMPDPIDPTTVTKTFRSRKASAQASLASKDKTPRSKNKRKSSSQLKGRSKNTGYESASASSVCEPCKSNKIRHTDDVVHAKVFSKRNQEQLEKIIKYSRSTEMSSAHARRILQQSNRNACIEAPETGSDLSMFEALRDTIYSEVATLISQNESRPHFLIELFHELQLLNTDYLRQRALYALQDIVTRHLSEKNEKGKCAKSLNSATWVASNSELTPSESLASTDDETFGKNIAEACQDCEQPDADNGSIMSTSSNFEPFATDDLGNTVIHLDKALSWMRDYERMKVEPESTLDSEGCSSNFQGASTAKLEGPGTGECQSVPQSGDVSAVPCPRIDTQQLDRQIKAIMKEVIPFLKEHMDEVCSSQLLTSVRRMVLTLTQQNDESKEFVKFFHKQLGSILQDSLAKFAGRKLKDCGEDLLVEISEVLFNELAFFKLMQDLDNNSISVKQRCKRKIETTEGMQSYVKEAKKGLQVDVCSSVEDVDEDKDKDETETAKQAPDSEVRAGNGVPESIRSDASDQEEDEESERGPVAISLSKAETQALTNYGSGEDENEDEEIEFEEGPVDVQTSLQASSETTENEQTSNQELSKAKSSEILSSEQESVNVKGGQDVAAVVPHYLSVIENTPALTVNTSESFITATVKTEGSSSSLAVNETPTQDTTCAENKSGASSESSMAGSPDTESPVLVNEYEPGSGNVSQKSDEDDFVKVEDLPLKLAVYSEAELMKKMKTEAQTKSLSDELLGGSGAQDQELAGDGQTLKEPETFGAQNA, encoded by the exons ATGGCAACAGGAGGTGGTCCCTTTGAAGAACACATGAATGATCAGGACTTGCCCAGCTGGAGCAATGAGAGCCTTGACGACCGGCTGAACAACACG GACTGGGGAGGTcaacagaagaaagcaaacagatcttcagaaaaaaacaagaaaaagcttAGTGGTGAAGGTGAAACAAGACTTACTAACGACATATCTCCAGAATCTTCACCTGGAATGGAACGAAGGAAGACCAGAACTTCTCATAGCTTTCCTCATGCTCGATACATGACTCAGATGTCTGTTCCAGAGCAGGCTGAACTAGAAAGGCTTAAACAAAGAATAAACTTCAGTGATCTGGATCAG AGAAGCATTGGAAGTGATTCTCAAGGCCGGGCAACGGCTGCTAATAACAAACGTCAacttaatgaaaacaaaaaaccattCAACTTCCTGTCACTGCAGATTAACACTAACAAAAGCAAAGATCCTGCCTCAGGTTCCCAAAAGAAGGAAAGTGGAGTATCAGCGCAATGTAAAGAGTTGTTTGGAGCTGCTCTAAGCAAGGATTTCTTGCAAAATTGTCAAGTGTCTGCTCAAGAAGATGCAACAGGAGAACAAGCGATGGATAGTAGCCAG ATTGTGAGCAGACTAGTTCAGATTCGTGACTATATTGCTAAGGCCAGCTCCATGCGGGATGATCTTgtagagaaaaatgaaagatcGGCCAATGTTGAGCGTTTATCACACCTTATAGATGACCTTAAAGAGCAGGAGAAATCCTATCTGAAATTTTTGCAAAAGATGCTT GCCAGAGATCCTCAGCACGAAGCTAAAGAGGAGTTGGAGAACTTGAAAAAACAGCATGATTTATTGGAAAGGATGCTACAACAGCAGGAGCAATTAAAGGCTCTTCAAGGAAGACAGGCAGCTCTTCTCGCTTTGCAGCATAAAGCAGAGCAAGCCATTGCCGTCCTGGATGATTCTG TTGTAACAGAAACTACAGGTAGTGTTTCAGGAGTAAGTCTGACATCAGAACTGAATGAAGAATTGAATGACTTAATTCAACGCTTTCACAACCAACTTCATGATTCTCAG ACACAGTCTGTGCCCGACAACAGAAGGCAAGCAGAAAGCCTTTCACTTACCAGGGAGATTTCACAAAGTAGAAACTCTTCAATGTCTGAACACCAGTCAGATGAGAAGGCACAGCTTTTTAACAAGATGCGAATGTTGCAgggtaaaaagcaaaaaatggaCAAACTATTAGGAGAGCTTCATACGCTTCGTGACCAACATCTAAATAACTCTTCCT tttttcCTGCTTCAGGTTCTCCTCAAAGGAGTGTTGATCAAAGAAGTACAACTTCAGCTGCTTCTGGTCCTGTAGGCATAGTAACTGTAGTCAACGGTGAATCAAATAGTCTGGCGTCTGCTCCCTATCCTGATTCCCTGGTTTCTCAAAATGAGAGTGAAGAGGATGAAAACCTAAATCCAACAGAAAAGCTTCA gaaGCTAAATGAAGTTCGTAAGAGGCTGAATGAGTTACGTGAGTTAGTTCACTACTATGAGCAGACATCTGATATGATGACAGATGCTGTGAATGAAAACActaaggaggaggaagaaactgAAGAATCAGAAACTGATTCTGAACATGAGGATCCACAGCCTGCTACAAACATTAG GAACCCTCAAGGCATCAGTGGTTGGAGTGAAATAAACAGCAACTCAAATGTACAGTGTGGAACTAATAATAGAGATGGAAGACATCTTAATACAGACTGTGAAATAAACAACCGATCAGCTGCTAATATAAGGACTCTAAAAATGTCTTCTGCTTTAG ACTGTCATAATAGGGAGAATGACAAACACTTCGATCTACCCCAAGGTGAAGATGATGAAGTGGAAGAAGATCGAGTTAGTGAAGATTCCTTATCTAGTCACAGAAGCAGCCTGGGTGATGTTGCTGGAGATGCTGAGTTTGAGCAGAAGATCAATAGGCTTATAGCTGCAAAACAGAAGCTTAGACAGTTACAAAACCTTGCTGCTATGGTGCAG GATGATGATCCAGAACCTCAAGGAACAATTGCAAATGCATCTAATATTGGAGACTTGTTGGGCGAGATGGACGAGGCAAAGCAGCAACCAAATAATGTCCGAGCAAGTTCcaacaagttaaaaaaagatGTGCGACTAAATGAAAAAGCAAG AGAGAAGTTCTATGAAGCTaaacttcagcagcagcaacgGGAGCTTAAGCAGTtacaagaagaaagaagaaaactaattgaaatacaggaaaaaattcaaGTGTTACAGAAAGCTTGTCCTGACCTTCAA ttGGCAGCTGACCTGGGTAACTGCCCTGCAAACAGACAGACTTCACAAGTAACATCAACTCCAGCCATGAATGAGTGTAACACAGCTGATAAGCCTTTATTTGACTGTGGTGAATCTGTACCAGTAGGCAATGAG CAGTTATGGTCTGAAATGAGAAGACATGAGATTTTAAGAGAAGAATTGCGACAGAGAAGAAAGCAACTTGAAGCTTTAATGGCTGAAGATCAGAGAAGGAGAGAGCTTGCAGAAACGATATCTACTGTTGCTGCATCTGTTAAAAGTGAAGGGTCGGAAGCTCAGTGTACTCCACAGCAAAGCAGGACTGAAAA GACAATGGCTACCTGGGGAGGTTCTACACAGTGTGCCctagaggaagaaaatggagGTGAAGACGGTTATCTCTCTGATGGAGTTGGTCAggcagaagaagaggaagaagatgcATCAAGTTTGAATGACAGTTTCTCTGTTTATCCCAATAACAATATACCAGAAAATGCCTATTTTGTTAAAGGAAACAGAGATAG GTGGAAAAATTGCCGTCCCCTTTCAGCAGATGGAAATTATCGTCCAGTGTCTAAGACCAGGCAACAACAAAACATAAGTATGAGGCGTCAGGAAAATTTTCGGTGGATGTCTGAACTTTCCTATGTGGAAGAAAAGGAACGATGGCAAGAGCAGATCAACCAGTTAAAGAAACAGCATGAATTTAGTGTCAGCATTTGTCAGACTTTGATGCAGGACCAGCAG acCCTCTCTTGCCTTCTACAGACTTTGCTTACAGGCCCCTATGGTATGATGTCAAATAATGTTGCATCTTCTCAGATACACCTTATTATGCATCAATTAAACCAGTGTTACACTCAACTGACTTGGCAGCAGAATAATGTCCAAAG gCTGAAGCAAATGTTAAGTGATCTTATGCAGCAACAAGAACAACAGTGTCAGGAGAAACCATCACGAAAGGAGAGAGGCAGTAGTGCACCACCACCTCCATCTCCTGTTTTCTGTCCATTCAGCTTTTCTCCACAACCTGTGAACCTCTTTAGTGTTCCAGGATTtactaatttttcttcctttgctccAG TAGGTATTAACTATAATCCAGTGTTCCCGTCTGGTTTTGGAGATTTTGCACATAATATTTCACCAcgcagcagtgagcagcaggagcaacaACATCCTCTAGATCATAATACTTCTGGCAAAACTGAGTATATGGCATTCCCCAAACCCTTTGAAAGCAGTTCTTCTAATggagcagaaaaacaaag aagGAATCATAGACAACCtgaagaggaaatggaaaacataTCAACTTGGCTTAATGATAGCCAAGAAATCAAAAAAGATGATCAGTCTCAACTGAATGCAGGTTTTGCAGTTCCAGTACAAAATGTTGCTTCAGGTCATAAAAATCAGTGTGATACGAACAGGAGAAGAGAGTTTGATGAAGAGTCTTTGGAGAGTTTTAGTAGCATGCCTGATCCAATAGACCCAACTACTGTGACAAAGACATTTAGATCTAGAAAAGCATCAGCGCAAGCAAGCCTGGCATCAAAAGATAAAACACCCAGATCAAAGAATAAGAGGAAGAGTTCTTCTCAGCTGAAAGGCAGAAGCAAAAATACTG GTTATGAAAGTGCAAGTGCTTCTAGTGTGTGTGAGCCCTGCAAGAGCAATAAAATCAGACACACTGATGACGTGGTTCATGCAAAGGTGTTCAGCAAAAGGAATCAGGAGcaattggaaaaaataattaaatacagtaGATCTACAGAAATGTCTTCAG CGCATGCTAGGAGAATTCTGCAGCAGTCTAACAGAAATGCATGCATTGAAGCGCCAG aaactGGTAGTGATCTTTCTATGTTTGAAGCTTTGCGAGACACAATTTATTCTGAAGTAGCAACTCTTATTTCTCAAAATGAGTCTCGTCCCCACTTTCTTATTGAACTTTTCCATGAGCTTCAGCTGCTAAATACAGATTATCTGAGGCAAAGGGCTCTATATGCTTTACAG GATATAGTGACCAGACATTTatctgagaaaaatgaaaagggaaagtGTGCAAAATCACTTAATTCTGCAACATGGGTGGCATCAAATTCTGAACTCACTCCTAGTGAAAGCCTTGCCTCTACAGATGAT GAAACTTTTGGCAAGAACATTGCAGAAGCATGTCAAGATTGTGAACAACCTGATGCAGACAATGGGAGTATTATGTCTACTTCTTCAAATTTTGAACCCTTTGCCACTGATGACCTTG GCAACACAGTGATTCACTTAGATAAAGCTTTGTCTTGGATGAGGGACTATGAGCGTATGAAAGTTGAACCTGAAAGTACCCTTGACTCTGAGGGCTGCTCTAGTAATTTTCAGGGTGCTTCTACTGCTAAATTAGAAG gTCCAGGTACTGGTGAATGTCAGTCTGTGCCACAGTCAGGTGATGTTTCTGCAGTTCCATGTCCTCGTATAGATACTCAGCAGCTTGACCGGCAGATTAAAGCAATTATGAAAGAGGTCATTCCTTTTCTGAAG GAACACATGGATGAAGTATGCTCTTCTCAATTACTGACATCAGTAAGACGTATGGTCTTGACTCTTACACAACAAAATGATGAAAGTAAAGAATTCGTGAAGTTCTTTCATAAGCAGCTTGGCAGTATACTTCAG GATTCACTGGCGAAATTTGCTGGTAGAAAGTTAAAAGATTGTGGGGAGGATCTTCTTGTGGAGATCTCTGAAGTGTTATTCAATGAATTagctttttttaaactcatgCAAGACTTGGACAACAACAGCATTTCTGTAAAGCAGAGATGTAAACGAAAAATAGAAACTACTGAAGGAATGCAGTCTTATGTTAAagag GCAAAAAAAGGTCTCCAGGTGGATGTCTGTTCTTCTGTTGAAGATGTTGATGAGGACAAA GATAAGGATGAGACTGAAACTGCTAAACAAGCACCAGACTCAGAAGTGCGTGCTGGTAACGGAGTGCCTGAAAGTATTAGATCTGATGCGTCTGATcaagaggaagatgaggaaagTGAAAGAGGTCCAGTGGCAATAA GTTTATCAAAGGCAGAAACCCAAGCTCTGACTAACTATGGCAGTGGAGAAGATGAGaatgaagatgaagaaatagAATTTGAGGAAGGACCTGTTGATGTGCAAACATCACTACAAGCCAGCAGTGAAACAACTGAAAACGAACAG